In Streptomyces sp. NBC_00483, a single window of DNA contains:
- a CDS encoding RidA family protein yields MPRAVTLIRSDALSDVAEYAYAATAPAEARLVFLAGSCPLDKDGSTVAVGDFAGQAAQCVANMRLALDAAGAGLEDVISTRVLVASTRQEDLVKAWEVVRDALGDHDVPSTLMGVTVLGYADQLVEVEAVAAVVD; encoded by the coding sequence GTGCCCCGTGCCGTCACCCTGATCCGCTCCGACGCCCTCTCCGATGTCGCGGAGTACGCCTACGCGGCCACCGCGCCGGCCGAGGCGCGGCTCGTCTTCCTCGCGGGTTCCTGCCCGTTGGACAAGGACGGCTCGACCGTCGCGGTCGGCGACTTCGCCGGTCAGGCGGCCCAGTGTGTCGCGAACATGCGCCTCGCCCTCGACGCGGCCGGCGCCGGTCTCGAGGACGTCATCAGCACCCGCGTCCTCGTCGCGTCGACGCGGCAGGAGGACCTGGTCAAGGCCTGGGAAGTGGTGCGTGACGCCTTGGGCGACCACGACGTACCCAGCACCTTGATGGGTGTCACCGTGCTCGGCTACGCCGACCAGCTCGTCGAGGTCGAGGCGGTCGCCGCGGTGGTCGACTGA
- a CDS encoding SulP family inorganic anion transporter, translating into MTETTPHTPTPKFPHLKADFTASLVVFLVALPLCVGVAVASGVPAELGLITGIVGGIVTGLMRGSSLQVSGPAAGLTVLVYEAVQEFGLPILGVIVLATGVLQIAMGALKVGRYFRAISVSVVEGMLAGIGLVLIAGQMYSVLDAKAPESGLGKIAGLPEAFIDTLGSTRALASLALGAGTVLILVFWKYMPRKARVVPGPLAAVGLAMLAAFVFNAPVAMVEVNGLIGSIQPPPLGSFGELATVGVLGTIVAFTLIASAESLFSAAAVDRMHDGPRTQYDKELLAQGAGNAVCGVLGALPMTAVIVRSSANVQAGAKTKASRVMHGVWLLLFAALLPALLAYIPIPALAGVLVHAGAKLVPVRALVKLWRDHRGEALILVVTAVSIVAISMFEGVLIGLALSVIKTAWDASHVKLEVIDKGAGPIQAHLTGNATFLKLPKILDSLEALPQDRPVELNLSGVHHLDHACRTALENWAERHSSAETEPVKVTSA; encoded by the coding sequence ATGACTGAAACCACCCCCCACACCCCAACCCCCAAGTTCCCGCATCTCAAGGCGGACTTCACCGCCTCGCTCGTCGTGTTCCTCGTGGCACTTCCGCTGTGCGTCGGCGTGGCCGTCGCCTCCGGTGTGCCCGCGGAACTCGGCCTGATCACCGGCATCGTCGGCGGCATCGTCACCGGCCTGATGCGCGGCAGCAGTCTCCAAGTGTCGGGCCCGGCAGCCGGGTTGACCGTCCTCGTGTACGAAGCGGTGCAGGAGTTCGGCCTTCCGATACTCGGTGTCATCGTCCTGGCGACCGGCGTGCTCCAGATCGCCATGGGCGCTCTGAAGGTGGGCCGGTACTTCCGGGCCATCTCGGTCTCGGTCGTCGAGGGCATGCTCGCGGGCATCGGCCTGGTCCTGATCGCGGGCCAGATGTACTCGGTCCTCGACGCCAAGGCCCCGGAGTCGGGGCTCGGCAAGATAGCCGGGCTGCCGGAAGCCTTCATCGACACGCTCGGCAGCACCCGGGCTCTGGCCTCGCTCGCCCTCGGCGCCGGTACCGTCCTGATCCTGGTGTTCTGGAAGTACATGCCGCGCAAGGCGCGCGTCGTTCCGGGACCGCTCGCCGCGGTGGGCCTGGCGATGCTGGCGGCGTTCGTGTTCAACGCGCCCGTCGCCATGGTCGAGGTCAACGGCCTGATCGGTTCGATCCAGCCGCCGCCCCTCGGCTCGTTCGGCGAGCTCGCCACCGTCGGTGTGCTCGGCACGATCGTGGCGTTCACCCTGATCGCGTCCGCCGAGTCACTGTTCAGCGCGGCCGCCGTGGACCGGATGCACGACGGTCCGCGCACCCAGTACGACAAGGAACTGCTCGCGCAGGGCGCGGGCAACGCGGTGTGCGGCGTGCTCGGCGCGCTGCCGATGACCGCGGTGATCGTGCGCAGCTCGGCCAATGTGCAGGCGGGCGCCAAGACGAAGGCGTCGCGGGTCATGCACGGCGTCTGGCTGCTGCTGTTCGCGGCGCTGCTGCCGGCGCTGCTCGCCTACATCCCGATCCCGGCCCTCGCGGGCGTGCTGGTGCACGCCGGGGCGAAGCTGGTGCCCGTACGGGCCCTGGTGAAGCTCTGGCGCGACCATCGCGGTGAGGCGCTGATCCTGGTCGTCACCGCGGTGTCGATCGTGGCGATCAGCATGTTCGAGGGCGTGCTCATCGGCCTCGCCCTGTCGGTCATCAAGACCGCCTGGGACGCCTCGCACGTCAAGCTGGAGGTCATAGACAAGGGAGCGGGCCCGATCCAGGCACACCTGACGGGTAACGCGACCTTCCTGAAGCTGCCGAAGATCCTCGACAGCCTGGAGGCGCTCCCGCAGGACCGTCCGGTCGAACTGAACCTGAGCGGGGTCCACCACCTGGACCACGCGTGCCGCACGGCTCTGGAGAACTGGGCCGAACGGCACAGCTCCGCGGAGACGGAGCCGGTGAAGGTCACCTCGGCCTGA